A stretch of Campylobacter showae DNA encodes these proteins:
- a CDS encoding GDP-mannose dehydrogenase, with protein MNKIFILALLCFGAYGCDPADPVPNSMDFNDKDHDGALSLQEWTASEVPSGLRVELNLRSGSEFNRLDANRDGKISLDELGAKPSAKIYWSEDPCAFWPWSDGSEDKNQSAVK; from the coding sequence ATGAATAAAATTTTTATACTTGCGCTGTTATGTTTCGGCGCATACGGTTGCGATCCCGCCGATCCGGTGCCGAATTCTATGGACTTTAACGACAAGGATCACGACGGCGCACTGAGCTTGCAGGAGTGGACGGCGAGCGAGGTGCCGTCTGGGCTGAGAGTAGAGTTAAATCTACGCTCAGGCTCGGAATTTAATAGGCTCGATGCTAATCGTGACGGCAAGATTAGCCTTGATGAGCTGGGGGCAAAACCGTCTGCAAAGATTTATTGGTCCGAAGATCCGTGCGCTTTTTGGCCTTGGTCGGACGGATCCGAGGATAAAAATCAATCCGCCGTTAAATAA
- the rpmA gene encoding 50S ribosomal protein L27, whose translation MAHKKGQGSTQNNRDSIGRRLGVKKFGGEFVRAGNIIIRQRGTATHAGSNVGLGKDHTIFALIDGFVKFERLDKNRKKVSVYPAA comes from the coding sequence ATGGCACACAAAAAAGGTCAAGGCTCAACCCAGAATAACCGAGATAGTATCGGACGACGCTTAGGCGTTAAAAAATTCGGCGGCGAATTCGTTCGCGCGGGCAACATCATCATCCGCCAGCGCGGTACCGCTACTCACGCGGGCAGTAACGTCGGTCTAGGCAAAGATCACACGATTTTCGCTCTAATCGACGGTTTCGTTAAATTCGAAAGACTAGATAAAAATAGAAAAAAAGTTTCAGTTTATCCTGCTGCGTAA
- the obgE gene encoding GTPase ObgE, with amino-acid sequence MFIDSVNLTLSSGHGGAGSVSFRREKHVILGGPDGGDGGDGGDVYFVADNNTHTLAVYKGKKAMHAQNGEAGMGRRMHGKRGEHLELIVPPGTAVLDAETGELLCDLTSEGQRELFLKGGKGGLGNVHFKSSINQAPEYAQKGLEGETREVRLELKLIADVGLVGFPNVGKSTLISTVSNAKPQIANYEFTTLTPKLGLVEVDEYSGFVMADIPGIIEGASEGRGLGVQFLRHVERTKILLFMLDLANYRSLEEQFDALRAETAKFSGELTKRDYAIALTRADAAENLQEKFDAFLAHLRLSGTAGEMKFKQDIYEFDAAKPFFVMPISSATGQNINELKFNLLELLKKEL; translated from the coding sequence ATGTTTATAGATAGCGTAAATTTAACTCTAAGCTCGGGTCACGGCGGAGCTGGCTCAGTGAGCTTTCGCCGCGAAAAACACGTGATTTTAGGCGGACCGGACGGCGGCGACGGCGGCGACGGCGGGGATGTGTATTTCGTCGCCGATAACAACACTCACACGCTGGCGGTGTATAAAGGCAAAAAGGCCATGCATGCGCAAAACGGCGAGGCTGGGATGGGGCGCAGGATGCACGGCAAAAGAGGCGAGCATCTCGAGCTCATCGTGCCTCCCGGCACCGCAGTGCTAGACGCCGAGACGGGCGAGCTGCTCTGCGACTTAACTAGCGAGGGGCAGCGCGAGCTATTTTTAAAAGGCGGCAAAGGCGGGCTTGGCAACGTACACTTTAAAAGCTCGATCAACCAAGCCCCAGAATACGCACAAAAAGGTCTCGAAGGCGAAACGCGTGAGGTGCGGCTGGAGCTAAAACTCATCGCCGACGTGGGGCTAGTGGGCTTTCCAAACGTCGGTAAAAGCACGCTTATCTCGACCGTCTCAAATGCCAAGCCTCAGATCGCAAACTACGAATTTACCACTCTCACGCCAAAGCTCGGCCTCGTCGAGGTGGACGAATACAGCGGCTTTGTCATGGCCGATATTCCGGGCATTATCGAGGGCGCAAGCGAGGGGCGCGGTCTTGGCGTGCAGTTTTTAAGGCACGTCGAACGCACGAAAATTTTGCTTTTTATGCTTGATCTTGCGAACTACCGCAGCCTCGAGGAGCAGTTTGACGCGCTGCGGGCCGAGACGGCGAAATTTTCGGGAGAGCTTACAAAAAGAGACTACGCGATCGCTCTAACTCGCGCTGATGCGGCTGAAAATTTGCAGGAAAAATTTGACGCGTTTTTGGCGCATTTGAGGCTTTCGGGTACGGCGGGCGAGATGAAATTTAAACAAGATATTTATGAGTTTGACGCCGCTAAGCCGTTTTTTGTTATGCCGATATCCTCGGCGACGGGACAAAATATAAACGAGCTAAAATTCAACCTGCTTGAGCTGCTTAAAAAGGAGCTGTAG
- the rplU gene encoding 50S ribosomal protein L21, giving the protein MSKYAIFKHGGKQYRVSEGEYLKLDHFSAEAKSSVEITDVLCVNDGEVKVGAPFVKGAKVVLEVVNEGKDKKVVIYKKRRRKDSKLKRGFRRQFTRVKVVSIAA; this is encoded by the coding sequence ATGTCAAAATACGCTATATTTAAGCACGGCGGCAAGCAGTATCGCGTCAGCGAAGGCGAATATCTTAAGCTTGACCATTTCAGTGCTGAAGCAAAATCATCAGTCGAGATTACGGACGTTTTGTGCGTAAACGACGGTGAAGTAAAGGTAGGCGCGCCGTTCGTAAAGGGTGCGAAAGTCGTTCTTGAAGTCGTAAACGAGGGCAAGGATAAAAAAGTCGTTATTTACAAAAAACGCAGACGCAAAGACTCAAAACTAAAACGCGGTTTTAGAAGACAGTTCACACGCGTAAAAGTCGTAAGTATCGCAGCTTAA